The nucleotide sequence CGGACCCGGTACGGGCGGTGAAAAGCTCGCTCCACGAATTGGCCGCCATGCTGATGACGTTTGACGAGAAATTCGAGTCCAACCGCGAGGAATACATGCAAATGCTCCATGATCCGTTTCTCGTCAGGCAGATGGAAGACCATTCGATGCTGTACGCCTTGCCGCAAGCGGAGGAGCGCCTGCATTTTTTGCTGGACGGCGATCGCCCGATGCGGACTTTTGACGAGGAATTCGGGCCGAAGGCGCGGCATGCCGATCTGACCGACGATCTGAGGGACCTGCTCCGGTCGTTCCGACGGTTGAACCTGGATGTCATCGTGGTGGACCAGACGACTCCGGAGATTCGGCGAAACGGTCTGTACTGCGTGAAAGTGCTGATTCCGGGGATGCTGCCGATGACGTTCGGCCATCGCTTTACCCGCTTGGCAGGGCTGGAGAGGGTGTTGCGGGTGCCGGCGCAGCTCGGGTATGCGAAAGAGCCGCTGACGCCGGAACAGCTTAATCCGCATCCGCATCCGTTTCCGTAAGCCGTGCCGAGGAGGAGGAACCAGGGTGAATCTGGAGGCATTTCTGCACCATCTGCATGTTAAGACCGACAAGGCCAGACCGCCCGACTGGGAGGTGGACTGGGCGGACGCGCCGCTCGCGTATAAGCTTTACCGCGGCTTGCCTGCGGTTCCGCTGTCTCCGGAAGTACCGCTGACGCTGGAAGGGCGGGATTCGCCCGCCACACCCGGCTTGCGCGAGATCGGGCATTTTCTCTGGTACGTGTACGGGCTTACTCAATGGTACGAGTCGGTATTCGCTTCGGATGCCCCGGAGCCGGAGACGGGGACGATGCAGATGTGCCGGCGCTTCGTGCCGTCCGGCGGGGCGTTGTATCCGAACGAATTGTACGTGTATCTGAACGTGGAGGATGCGCCTGCGGGGGTGTACCATTACGATGCGGCCCGCCACCGCTTGGTGTTGTTGCGCGAAGGCCGCTTCGACTCCTATCTGGCCCGGGCTCTCGGCAACCGCTGCGACGTGTCGGCTTGTTTTGGCGCGGTTTTTGTGTCCGTTATGTTCTGGAAAAATTACTTCAAGTATCATAACTTCGCCTATCGGCTGCAAGGGCTGGATACCGGGGCGCTGCTCGGACAGCTCCTGGAGGTGGCGAAACGGTTCGGTTTCGCGGCGGGAGTATGCTTCCAATTTCTCGACCGGGCTGTCAACCATCTGCTCGGGCTGTCCGAGCGGGAAGAGAGCGTATACGCGGTAATTCCGATGTCGGCCGAGCCGGCGAACGCTTGGTTCGCGGACCGGAACGACGAGACAGGGACGATACAGGCCGACGAATTATGCCGGGAGCTCACGGCCGTCCGGCACGATCACTATGTCCGGTCGCGCAAGGTCGCGCCGTATCCGATGCTGATCCGGATGAACGAAGCGTCCATGCTGGCATCGACGCAGTCGTTCCGGCGGCTCCGGGGGGAGCATCGCGTCGTAGAAGAAGGCCGGGCGGTCGCTTTGCCCGGCGTGAAGCGGTTGCCGTACGATCTGGCGGCGGCGTGCCGCAGACGGTATTCGCCGGAAGCGGATTTTGTATTGGGCGAGGTCGGCCAATTGCAACTGGCCGCTCTCTTGCACGAGGCAGCGGCTTCCTTCTGGTACCGGAACGATCTGGATGAAGCGCAAGAGTTGCCGGGCGGCCGCGTCTCCGTGTATGGCTGTTTGTACGGCATAACAGGCATTCCGGACGGCGCATACCGCTATGACAGCGAATCCCATGCTTTGCGGGAGATACGGCCCGGCGATCACCGTCTGCGGCTGCAGCAGGCCATGTCTCTGCACAATGTCAATCTGTTTCAAGTGCCGATATGCCTGCACGTGGCCGGGGACCAAGATCACCTGACAACGGCGCTGGGGTACAGGGGCTACCGCATTCAGCAGATGGAAGCGGGCATGCTCGTGCAACGTTTGCTGTTGGCAGCGTCCGCCATCGGGATGGGAGGACATCCGCTCCTCGGATTCGACGTGGAGTCGTGCGACGAGATATACAAGCTGGCGCCGCAAGGAAAAACCAGCCTGATCCAAATCCCGACCGGTCCCTACCGTCCTCGTCCCCGGTTAAAAGGAAGTCTGCGCGGATAAAGGGATTGAATTAGTAACATGCCCAAAAAAGCGCGGCACTCGCATTCTTGCGTAACCGCGCTTTTTCGATGAGTATATTTTAAGCAATCTGATGCACGGACCACACAATTCCTGCCGAAGAAGTAACTCCGCTAAGCAAAGGGATATAGCCGGAAAAGCCATTCCTTCCCGCCACAGGCGCTGTTGCACCTGTTGGGCCGGTTCCTCCGGTCGCCCCTGTCGCTCCAGTCGCCCCCGTCGGCCCGGTCGCCCCCGTCGGCCCCGTCGCTCCAGTCGCCCCCGTTGCTCTCCGACGCCGATGATGATGGAGGATAACGGCCACAAAATGGCGAAGCTGGCGCTGTAGGAGGCAGACAGTTGTCCTTGGTATGTCTTGGTCCCGTCTACTCGACGCGAATCACACGAAAACCTTGATCGGGGCCAAAGCCATTCGCCTCGAACTTCCCCCGAAAAGTTATCTCGTTGTTGACGACGTCGCCGATCCAACCGCCGCCCTTCACAACCCGGTAAGAGCCGCCATCACGATCCAAGTCGTCTCCGTACCAATTCCAGCACCATTCCCTTACATTACCCGACATATCGTAGAGTCCTAACTCGTTGGGTTTCTTGGCACCGACGGGTTTTGTTTTATTTTGATTGCTTTCTATGGTACTCCAGTTCCAATCTCCTGATAAGTAGCGATTTCCGGCATTTCTCCAATACCACGCCACTTCATCTGCATCATTGCTTCCGCTGTATGTGTAACCCTTGCTCATATGACCTCCGCTTGCCGCATATTCCCACTCCGCTTCTGTCGGTAATCGGTAACCATTCGCTCCTTCATTGATCGTTACGGTCCATTTGATATGATCGTGTTCGCTCTTATTGTTCGGGTCTATTTTACTTTTGTCTATATTGTAATAGGGTTTTAAGCCCTCTTTTATACTCCTCTTGTTACAGTACTCAACAGCGTCATACCAGCTGACCATTTCTACCGGCAAATTATCGCCTTTGAAGTTAGAAGGGTTATTTCCCATTACCTCAACCCACTCTTTTTGAGTCACCTCATATTTGCCGATATAAAAGCTCGATAGGGTTACACTTTTTCCATAGTAGTTGGACTTTGCGTTCCTAACCGTTCCGCCTTGGACGAATACGAAGTTATCGTTCTTTTCAATATTTTCTATCTTTTTGTCCGAACAAGCGCTGACAACAACTAGGATTAATATTAAAAGAAAAAAGAATAGCTTTCTCATCGACGGGTCTCCTTTAACAAGGATTCGTTTCCTCTCTCCGCAAGTACCTTTTGTTGAAAGATATAAGGCCGCCGGCTGTGAGACCGGCAGG is from Paenibacillus thermoaerophilus and encodes:
- a CDS encoding SagB family peptide dehydrogenase, whose amino-acid sequence is MNLEAFLHHLHVKTDKARPPDWEVDWADAPLAYKLYRGLPAVPLSPEVPLTLEGRDSPATPGLREIGHFLWYVYGLTQWYESVFASDAPEPETGTMQMCRRFVPSGGALYPNELYVYLNVEDAPAGVYHYDAARHRLVLLREGRFDSYLARALGNRCDVSACFGAVFVSVMFWKNYFKYHNFAYRLQGLDTGALLGQLLEVAKRFGFAAGVCFQFLDRAVNHLLGLSEREESVYAVIPMSAEPANAWFADRNDETGTIQADELCRELTAVRHDHYVRSRKVAPYPMLIRMNEASMLASTQSFRRLRGEHRVVEEGRAVALPGVKRLPYDLAAACRRRYSPEADFVLGEVGQLQLAALLHEAAASFWYRNDLDEAQELPGGRVSVYGCLYGITGIPDGAYRYDSESHALREIRPGDHRLRLQQAMSLHNVNLFQVPICLHVAGDQDHLTTALGYRGYRIQQMEAGMLVQRLLLAASAIGMGGHPLLGFDVESCDEIYKLAPQGKTSLIQIPTGPYRPRPRLKGSLRG
- a CDS encoding formylglycine-generating enzyme family protein; this encodes MRKLFFFLLILILVVVSACSDKKIENIEKNDNFVFVQGGTVRNAKSNYYGKSVTLSSFYIGKYEVTQKEWVEVMGNNPSNFKGDNLPVEMVSWYDAVEYCNKRSIKEGLKPYYNIDKSKIDPNNKSEHDHIKWTVTINEGANGYRLPTEAEWEYAASGGHMSKGYTYSGSNDADEVAWYWRNAGNRYLSGDWNWSTIESNQNKTKPVGAKKPNELGLYDMSGNVREWCWNWYGDDLDRDGGSYRVVKGGGWIGDVVNNEITFRGKFEANGFGPDQGFRVIRVE